Proteins encoded by one window of Sorangium aterium:
- a CDS encoding outer membrane beta-barrel domain-containing protein, with protein sequence MGLLVAAALVAVPLTASAQPKGQPKEINLDEPETPAEGTEPVEAPAAPTDGGEETGLGDICKIDPTACPTINLEKEAAKDLKNETYAVQQIYALRYHRFEVNPYFGLTMNDQFVGHNGPGLAVNWYLTNVLAIGVNGNWYGALNTPSDFNFQTSRAARIGEPITEYQWNANANFTYVPAYGKFAGFSDFIFHYDFFVLGGVGAISTRPMAVVDPDNRTFDWKPKLSFHVGGGLRIFFNRWFAAMFEVSDYIFFDELENPSVAANPQDKSTWLAEGKSFTNNVQAQVGLSVFLPFSWEYRLPK encoded by the coding sequence GTGGGGCTTCTCGTTGCGGCTGCGCTCGTCGCGGTGCCGCTTACGGCGTCGGCTCAGCCAAAAGGGCAACCCAAGGAAATCAACCTCGACGAGCCAGAGACTCCTGCCGAGGGCACGGAGCCGGTGGAGGCGCCCGCGGCCCCGACCGATGGCGGCGAGGAAACGGGGCTTGGGGACATCTGTAAGATCGACCCGACGGCGTGTCCCACGATCAATTTGGAGAAGGAGGCCGCGAAGGATCTCAAGAACGAGACCTACGCGGTGCAGCAGATCTACGCGCTGCGCTACCACCGCTTCGAGGTGAACCCGTACTTCGGGCTGACGATGAACGACCAGTTCGTCGGCCACAACGGGCCGGGGCTCGCGGTCAACTGGTACCTCACCAACGTCCTCGCGATCGGGGTCAACGGCAACTGGTACGGTGCGCTCAACACGCCGTCGGACTTCAACTTCCAGACGAGCAGGGCGGCGCGTATCGGCGAGCCGATCACCGAGTATCAGTGGAACGCGAATGCGAACTTCACGTACGTCCCCGCGTACGGCAAGTTCGCCGGGTTCAGCGACTTCATCTTCCACTACGACTTCTTCGTACTGGGCGGTGTCGGCGCGATCTCGACGAGGCCCATGGCCGTCGTCGATCCCGACAACCGCACCTTCGACTGGAAGCCGAAGCTCTCCTTCCACGTCGGCGGTGGCCTCCGCATCTTCTTCAACCGCTGGTTTGCGGCGATGTTCGAGGTCAGCGACTACATCTTCTTCGACGAGCTCGAGAACCCCAGCGTCGCGGCGAACCCTCAGGACAAGAGCACCTGGCTCGCCGAGGGGAAGAGCTTCACCAACAACGTACAGGCGCAGGTCGGGCTGTCGGTCTTCCTGCCGTTCTCCTGGGAATACCGGCTGCCGAAGTGA
- the ftsY gene encoding signal recognition particle-docking protein FtsY, translating into MEIALIIVGLVVVAAIVYFVTKKAPPPEIAAPPEPKKLQEKAKQPSEKPADKPTEKPRAPKKPPAEEAPPAKAKEPAPQEEPPAAVPAPVAPPAAIEPAAPEPAVAEAPVAPAIEAPAAKPAARPARETAPPAARKRDIEGLRKGLTKVRESEGFFGRLKALFAGKKEIDPNVVEQIEEVLLTSDVGVKTTELLLDEIRSALSRNELADTDKVWDALREHAKRILRVGAGGGLPLKAQPTVVMVVGVNGVGKTTTIGKLATQLKAEGRTVVLAAGDTFRAAAVQQLNVWGKRVGCEVVRGKDGANPGAVIFDAIQKAKDTGADVVLADTAGRLHTKTNLMEELSRVARTMNKALEGAPHETLLVLDATNGQNAMQQAALFKEALPITGIVLTKLDGTAKGGVILGICAEHGLPVRYVGIGERAEDLREFEPDEFVEAMLGRASGSEDAAA; encoded by the coding sequence GTGGAAATCGCCCTAATTATCGTCGGCCTCGTCGTGGTGGCGGCGATCGTCTACTTCGTCACGAAGAAGGCGCCGCCACCGGAGATCGCAGCGCCCCCCGAACCGAAGAAGCTCCAGGAGAAGGCGAAGCAGCCCTCCGAGAAGCCGGCGGACAAGCCGACCGAGAAGCCGCGTGCCCCGAAGAAGCCTCCGGCGGAGGAAGCTCCTCCCGCGAAGGCGAAGGAGCCCGCGCCGCAGGAGGAGCCGCCCGCGGCGGTGCCCGCGCCCGTCGCGCCGCCGGCCGCCATCGAGCCGGCGGCGCCGGAGCCCGCGGTCGCGGAGGCGCCCGTCGCGCCCGCGATCGAGGCGCCGGCCGCCAAGCCCGCCGCCAGGCCGGCGCGGGAGACCGCGCCTCCGGCCGCGCGCAAGCGAGACATCGAGGGGCTCCGCAAAGGCCTCACGAAGGTGCGGGAGAGCGAGGGCTTCTTCGGCCGGCTCAAGGCGCTGTTCGCCGGCAAGAAGGAGATCGATCCCAACGTCGTCGAGCAGATCGAAGAGGTGCTGCTCACCTCGGACGTCGGCGTGAAGACGACAGAGCTCCTCCTCGACGAGATCCGATCGGCGCTCAGCAGGAACGAGCTCGCCGACACCGACAAGGTCTGGGACGCGCTGCGGGAGCACGCGAAGCGGATCCTGCGCGTCGGCGCCGGCGGCGGGCTGCCGCTGAAGGCGCAGCCCACCGTGGTGATGGTGGTCGGCGTGAACGGCGTGGGAAAGACGACCACGATCGGCAAGCTCGCGACGCAGCTCAAGGCCGAAGGCCGGACGGTGGTGCTCGCCGCGGGCGACACGTTCCGGGCGGCGGCGGTGCAGCAGCTCAACGTCTGGGGCAAGCGCGTCGGCTGCGAGGTCGTGCGCGGCAAGGACGGCGCGAACCCCGGCGCGGTGATCTTCGACGCGATCCAGAAGGCGAAGGACACCGGCGCCGACGTGGTGCTCGCCGACACCGCCGGCAGGCTGCACACGAAGACGAACCTCATGGAGGAGCTGTCCCGGGTCGCGCGCACCATGAACAAGGCGCTCGAGGGCGCGCCTCACGAGACGCTGCTCGTGCTCGACGCCACGAACGGCCAGAACGCCATGCAGCAGGCCGCGCTCTTCAAGGAGGCGCTGCCCATCACCGGCATCGTGCTGACGAAGCTCGACGGCACCGCCAAGGGCGGCGTCATCCTCGGCATCTGCGCCGAGCACGGGCTGCCCGTCCGGTACGTCGGCATCGGCGAGCGCGCGGAAGACCTCCGCGAGTTCGAGCCCGACGAGTTCGTCGAGGCGATGCTCGGCCGCGCCAGCGGCTCCGAAGACGCGGCCGCCTGA